From the genome of Flavobacterium ovatum, one region includes:
- a CDS encoding dihydroorotase: MKLIIRNAKIIDPQSTFDTQIVDILIEDGSISKIGTALPNTDNTEELKLENLHVSQGWFDSSVSLGEPGFEDRETIANGLKVAAKSGFTAIALQPNSFPVIDNQSQILFVKNKANGSATQLYPIGALTKGSEGKDLAELFDMKNAGAVAFGDYNKSQDNANMLKIALQYVQDFDGLVIAFPQDEKIKGNGVVNEGVVSTRLGLKGIPNLAEELQITRNLFLLEYTGGKMHIPTVSTAKSVQMIRDAKAKGLQVTASAAVHNLVFTDEKLEEFDSRFKVSPPLRTDIDRKALLDGVLDGTINMITTDHNPIDIEHKKMEFDMAKNGTVGLESAFGALLTILPLEIVIDKLTAGKATFSIVSQPIAEGSIANLSLFNPEGKNTFSTASILSKSKNSAFLSMKTKGKAYGIYNQGQLILAD, from the coding sequence ATGAAACTAATCATCCGAAACGCAAAAATTATCGACCCTCAAAGTACTTTTGATACTCAAATTGTAGATATTTTAATTGAAGATGGCAGCATTTCAAAAATAGGAACAGCACTTCCTAATACAGATAATACTGAGGAACTAAAACTCGAAAACCTTCACGTTTCTCAAGGTTGGTTCGATTCTAGCGTTTCTCTAGGTGAACCTGGTTTTGAAGACCGTGAAACAATTGCAAACGGACTAAAAGTCGCAGCCAAAAGTGGTTTTACCGCTATTGCTTTGCAACCCAATTCCTTCCCAGTGATTGACAACCAATCGCAAATTTTATTTGTAAAAAACAAAGCCAACGGAAGCGCAACCCAGCTCTACCCTATTGGTGCTTTGACCAAAGGAAGCGAAGGGAAAGACTTAGCCGAATTATTCGACATGAAAAACGCTGGAGCCGTTGCTTTTGGTGATTATAATAAAAGCCAAGACAACGCCAATATGTTGAAAATCGCTTTGCAATACGTACAAGATTTTGACGGATTAGTCATTGCTTTTCCACAAGACGAAAAAATAAAAGGAAACGGGGTGGTTAACGAAGGGGTGGTTTCTACTCGATTGGGACTCAAAGGGATTCCAAACCTTGCAGAAGAATTGCAAATAACCCGTAATCTTTTTTTACTAGAATATACTGGTGGAAAAATGCATATTCCAACGGTTTCAACGGCCAAATCGGTTCAAATGATTCGTGACGCCAAAGCCAAAGGATTGCAAGTTACCGCAAGTGCAGCTGTTCACAACTTGGTTTTTACCGACGAAAAACTAGAAGAATTTGACAGCCGTTTCAAAGTGAGTCCACCGTTACGTACCGATATTGACCGCAAAGCTTTGTTGGACGGCGTTCTTGACGGAACCATCAACATGATAACCACAGACCACAACCCGATTGATATCGAACATAAAAAAATGGAATTTGACATGGCCAAAAACGGAACCGTAGGTCTCGAAAGTGCTTTTGGTGCTTTGCTTACCATTTTACCATTGGAAATCGTCATAGATAAATTAACCGCCGGAAAAGCTACTTTTTCTATCGTATCACAACCTATCGCCGAAGGTTCTATTGCCAATTTAAGTTTGTTTAACCCAGAAGGCAAAAACACTTTTAGCACAGCATCGATACTTTCAAAATCTAAAAATTCCGCTTTCTTAAGTATGAAAACTAAAGGAAAAGCATATGGAATTTACAATCAAGGACAATTAATTTTAGCAGACTAA
- a CDS encoding YaiO family outer membrane beta-barrel protein — translation MILKKITKLPLLLVFAVVLQMQAQKKPYNGNPDTSFETARKLAFNDQRKQAQDTLVNILTKYPNYSDIRTFLATTYAWDGNYKKARKEFAYVIKNDAKSHENWVAAIKNESWSNSYYDAITMADNALKVSPDDAEILLLKASALENTTKQIEALEIVEAILEKNPNDTKAQEYKASLNQTLRKNTVGLRSSVDIYSDVFDPMQYHTLKLSRLTKYGSVIAKVNFNRRFNENGTQFEVDLYPRIIKGLYAYMNFGVSDSFLFPDIRYGAELYKSLPHSLELSLGFRSLQYTTTTNIYTGSLGWYTGNNYWSVRPYLTPGDGGLSTSGTLNYRRYRSNADNYWSTTVSMGFSPEIYQFKVDNNENTIVNLQSQRFNLGYYFTTNKNRNAWGAQFDITHQEISFDPGSYFWIYSFTVSWDLRFK, via the coding sequence ATGATTTTAAAAAAAATAACAAAACTTCCTCTATTATTGGTTTTTGCTGTTGTCTTGCAAATGCAAGCACAAAAGAAGCCTTATAACGGAAATCCAGATACCTCATTTGAAACTGCTAGAAAATTGGCGTTCAATGACCAGCGCAAGCAAGCACAGGATACACTCGTAAATATTTTGACTAAGTATCCTAATTATAGCGATATCCGCACTTTTTTAGCTACTACCTATGCGTGGGATGGTAATTATAAAAAAGCCCGAAAAGAATTTGCTTATGTCATTAAAAACGATGCAAAAAGTCACGAAAACTGGGTAGCAGCCATCAAAAACGAATCTTGGAGTAATTCCTATTACGATGCGATTACAATGGCTGACAACGCCTTAAAAGTTTCCCCAGACGACGCCGAAATTTTATTATTAAAAGCCAGCGCACTAGAAAATACTACCAAACAAATCGAAGCCCTAGAAATTGTTGAAGCAATTCTAGAAAAAAATCCGAACGACACCAAAGCTCAGGAATACAAAGCAAGTCTCAATCAAACGTTACGAAAAAATACCGTCGGTCTTAGATCTTCGGTAGACATTTATTCGGATGTTTTTGACCCCATGCAATACCATACCTTAAAATTAAGTCGATTGACCAAATACGGAAGCGTCATAGCCAAAGTAAATTTCAACAGACGTTTCAATGAAAACGGAACCCAATTTGAAGTCGATTTATACCCTAGGATCATCAAAGGATTGTACGCCTATATGAATTTTGGAGTGTCTGATTCTTTCTTGTTTCCTGACATACGCTATGGTGCCGAATTGTACAAATCCTTACCACATAGTCTAGAGCTTTCTTTAGGGTTTAGAAGCTTGCAATACACAACCACAACCAACATTTATACGGGTTCCCTCGGTTGGTACACTGGAAATAATTACTGGTCAGTGCGCCCTTATTTAACGCCTGGTGATGGAGGATTAAGTACTTCCGGAACTCTAAATTACCGTCGTTACCGTTCCAATGCAGACAATTATTGGTCCACAACTGTCAGCATGGGATTCTCCCCAGAGATTTACCAATTCAAAGTAGATAATAACGAAAACACCATTGTAAACCTACAGTCACAACGATTCAATCTAGGCTATTATTTTACTACCAACAAAAACCGAAATGCTTGGGGCGCACAGTTTGACATCACCCATCAAGAAATCAGTTTTGATCCAGGAAGTTATTTCTGGATTTACTCTTTTACCGTTTCTTGGGATTTGAGATTTAAATAA
- a CDS encoding DEAD/DEAH box helicase, whose amino-acid sequence MSTFEQFNLPKSVQKAIDDLGFVTPTPIQEKSFSVIMSGRDMMGIAQTGTGKTFAYLLPLLKLYKFTPGHTPKIVILVPTRELVVQVVDEVEKLTKYMSVRTVGIFGGVNINTQKTTVYTGCDILVGTPGRIMDLTLDNVIRFEEMQKLVIDEFDEMLNLGFRTQLTAILAMMPKKRQNILFSATMTDEVDAILNDYFDYPEEVTLSASGTPLENITQISYNVPNFNTKINLLKHLLATNQDMSRVLVFVNNKKISDMVFERIEEDFEGQFGVIHSNKSQNYRLTTMAEFQAGNLRGLITTDIMARGLDISNITHVVNFEMPDAGELYMHRIGRTGRADKTGTAISFITPREEESKVEIEVLMNMELDIEDFPEEVEISSKLIEPEKERQAIKFVRKNKPDGDGAFHDKSKKNTKVNLGGPSKTKKKTHGSVNRNMLKIRAAKKKKK is encoded by the coding sequence ATGAGCACTTTTGAGCAATTTAATCTTCCAAAATCAGTACAAAAAGCAATTGATGATTTGGGATTTGTAACTCCAACTCCTATTCAGGAAAAGTCATTTTCAGTAATCATGTCCGGCCGTGATATGATGGGAATTGCACAAACAGGAACGGGTAAAACCTTTGCTTATTTATTGCCATTATTAAAATTGTATAAATTCACACCTGGGCATACTCCAAAAATTGTTATCCTTGTCCCTACTCGTGAGCTTGTAGTTCAAGTGGTAGATGAAGTAGAAAAATTAACAAAATACATGTCCGTTAGAACTGTCGGTATCTTTGGAGGAGTAAACATCAATACTCAAAAAACTACTGTATATACAGGTTGCGACATTTTGGTTGGAACCCCTGGAAGAATAATGGACTTAACATTAGACAATGTGATCCGTTTTGAAGAAATGCAAAAATTAGTCATTGATGAGTTTGACGAAATGCTGAATTTAGGGTTTAGAACACAACTAACCGCTATTTTGGCAATGATGCCTAAGAAACGTCAAAACATTTTGTTCTCGGCAACCATGACCGATGAAGTAGATGCTATTTTGAACGATTACTTTGACTACCCAGAAGAAGTTACCCTTTCGGCATCCGGAACACCATTGGAAAACATCACACAGATTTCGTATAACGTTCCCAACTTCAATACCAAAATTAATTTACTAAAGCATTTATTGGCTACCAATCAAGACATGAGCAGAGTTTTAGTTTTTGTGAACAACAAGAAAATATCCGATATGGTTTTTGAACGTATCGAAGAAGATTTTGAAGGACAATTTGGTGTTATTCACTCCAATAAATCTCAAAACTATCGTTTGACTACCATGGCCGAATTCCAAGCTGGAAATCTTCGTGGATTGATTACAACAGATATTATGGCGAGAGGTTTGGATATTTCGAACATTACCCATGTTGTCAACTTTGAGATGCCAGATGCGGGCGAATTATACATGCACCGTATCGGTCGTACCGGTCGTGCAGATAAAACAGGAACTGCGATAAGTTTTATTACTCCTAGAGAAGAAGAATCTAAAGTAGAAATCGAAGTCTTGATGAATATGGAACTCGACATTGAGGATTTCCCCGAAGAAGTTGAAATCTCATCAAAACTAATCGAACCTGAGAAAGAGCGCCAAGCAATCAAATTTGTGCGTAAGAACAAACCAGACGGTGATGGAGCTTTTCACGATAAATCTAAAAAGAATACCAAAGTCAACCTAGGTGGACCTTCAAAAACTAAAAAGAAAACACACGGTTCTGTAAATAGAAATATGTTAAAAATTAGAGCAGCTAAGAAAAAGAAAAAATAG
- a CDS encoding sulfatase-like hydrolase/transferase, which translates to MKIKEQLRTSSSYLYLSLSLILTFWLISLFEIFSKMANGIELSNIITAFSFKLLNDFWTVLIISALIYPLFLLLGYIKKPWDIVSIKVIFGLIIIGQFALTKYHLTTLVNLGADFLGYSIDDMFTTVTASESLSILYFVPFILFPLLYLVINKYTSKYVLTKTAYIALGSLVLLTLGLKIFISDFSDSKNQNKLAFFTSDIIRYQTDKNEFDADKLFYKKEYPLVQPFDATPDVLSPFFQINEEKPNIVMIIVEGLGTEFIGKNAYRGFTPYLDSLVPKSLYWENFVSNAGRTFGALPSILGSLPYGEKGFLEMNPLPSNISLVSILKANEYNTSFYCGDESSFDRKINFLEYNGIDNVIDINKFGPGYEKTKANSGGFTWGYPDEEIFKKMLSELDEKKSPRLDIIMTLTNHEPFDFPAKKEYLKKVDSILNTNKTLQVSKSEVETYKDIFACLLYTDHSIKKFMNDYAKRPEYKNTIFVITGDHRLIPIAQKDKLCRFHVPLYLYSPLLKKPQTFKSVSSHWDITPSLISFLMNNYKMNKMEQTAWMSTGLDTVQKFRNIHKIPIMQNKGSINEMIYKDYLYSDGNLFQIDEDFEITKVNDSEMLKTIKDSLKEAKKLNAYLTQKNKIIPNSINIYTKPAFQFSKEDLATIKQLTKGLTYDQTFFLARDFAFNKERDKARLLCNYILNEFPNYADVRTLKGRTLAWDKQYPKAEKELLEVIKRTPYYNDSYLALMDMYWWSNEDTKGISIAKQGLKNKVENPELGAKLALAYKRLNNLAMANSTIDSVIKKHPGNKEFIKIKKTF; encoded by the coding sequence ATGAAAATAAAGGAACAACTAAGAACTAGTTCATCTTATCTATACTTAAGCCTTTCATTAATTCTTACCTTCTGGCTCATTAGTCTTTTTGAAATTTTTTCAAAAATGGCTAACGGAATCGAACTTTCAAATATTATTACAGCTTTTTCTTTTAAATTGCTCAATGATTTCTGGACAGTTTTAATCATCAGTGCCTTAATTTACCCTTTGTTCCTACTATTAGGGTATATAAAAAAACCTTGGGACATTGTTAGTATCAAAGTGATATTTGGTTTGATTATTATTGGACAATTTGCATTGACTAAATATCATTTGACTACACTTGTTAATCTTGGAGCTGACTTTTTAGGCTATTCTATTGATGATATGTTCACAACGGTAACTGCATCTGAATCGCTATCCATACTTTATTTTGTTCCATTTATTCTGTTTCCATTGCTATATCTGGTAATTAATAAATACACTTCAAAATACGTTTTAACCAAAACGGCTTACATAGCTTTGGGTAGTTTAGTACTACTGACGTTAGGTTTAAAAATTTTTATTTCTGATTTTTCTGATTCAAAAAATCAAAATAAACTTGCTTTTTTCACGTCTGACATTATCAGGTATCAAACAGATAAAAATGAGTTTGACGCAGATAAATTATTTTACAAAAAAGAATATCCATTAGTACAACCCTTTGATGCTACTCCCGATGTATTATCCCCTTTTTTTCAAATCAATGAAGAAAAACCTAATATCGTTATGATTATCGTAGAAGGTTTAGGAACCGAATTTATTGGTAAAAATGCTTACAGAGGTTTTACTCCTTACTTAGACTCTTTGGTTCCAAAATCACTTTATTGGGAAAATTTCGTGAGTAATGCTGGCCGTACATTTGGTGCTTTGCCATCTATCTTAGGTTCTTTACCTTATGGAGAGAAAGGTTTTTTAGAAATGAATCCATTGCCCTCTAATATTTCTTTAGTAAGTATTTTAAAAGCCAATGAGTACAACACTTCTTTTTATTGTGGTGATGAATCTAGCTTTGACCGAAAAATCAATTTTCTTGAATACAACGGCATCGACAATGTTATTGATATTAATAAATTTGGTCCTGGTTACGAAAAAACCAAAGCCAATTCAGGGGGCTTTACTTGGGGGTATCCTGATGAAGAAATTTTCAAAAAAATGCTTTCTGAATTGGACGAAAAAAAATCACCACGATTGGACATTATTATGACCTTGACCAATCACGAACCTTTTGATTTCCCTGCCAAAAAGGAATATCTTAAAAAAGTGGATAGCATCCTCAATACCAATAAAACATTACAAGTATCCAAATCAGAAGTGGAAACCTATAAAGATATTTTTGCGTGTTTGTTATATACTGATCATTCAATTAAAAAATTCATGAATGATTATGCCAAAAGACCTGAATATAAAAACACCATTTTCGTTATCACGGGTGACCACCGCTTGATTCCAATTGCTCAAAAAGACAAGTTATGCCGTTTTCATGTCCCATTGTACCTATACAGTCCTTTGTTGAAAAAACCACAAACGTTTAAATCAGTTTCTTCTCATTGGGATATTACACCAAGTTTAATTTCATTTTTAATGAACAATTATAAAATGAATAAAATGGAACAAACAGCATGGATGAGTACAGGTTTGGATACGGTTCAAAAGTTTCGCAACATTCACAAAATTCCTATTATGCAAAATAAAGGAAGCATCAACGAAATGATTTACAAAGACTATCTCTATTCAGACGGAAATTTATTCCAAATTGATGAAGATTTTGAAATCACCAAAGTGAACGATAGCGAAATGCTAAAAACCATTAAAGACAGCTTGAAGGAAGCCAAAAAACTCAATGCGTATTTGACACAAAAAAACAAAATAATTCCCAATTCAATCAATATTTACACCAAACCCGCTTTTCAATTTTCAAAGGAGGATTTAGCAACTATTAAACAATTAACCAAAGGATTAACGTATGATCAAACGTTCTTTCTTGCTAGAGATTTTGCTTTCAATAAAGAAAGAGACAAAGCCCGATTATTATGCAATTACATCTTGAATGAATTCCCTAATTATGCTGATGTAAGAACTCTAAAAGGACGCACATTGGCCTGGGACAAACAATACCCTAAAGCCGAAAAAGAACTTTTAGAAGTTATTAAAAGAACCCCATATTATAATGATAGTTATCTGGCTTTAATGGACATGTATTGGTGGTCTAATGAGGACACAAAAGGTATTTCAATAGCTAAACAAGGTTTAAAAAATAAAGTCGAAAACCCTGAACTGGGAGCAAAATTAGCACTAGCTTATAAAAGATTGAATAATCTTGCCATGGCCAATTCCACTATTGACAGTGTGATTAAAAAACATCCTGGGAACAAAGAATTCATCAAAATAAAAAAAACGTTCTAA
- a CDS encoding lactonase family protein, translated as MKTNFSVVVLFLCSFFIQAQSTTYNLIIGTFNANCENKGVFVYEFDTQTGDFKFRTESEKVANPSFVSVSKDNKFVYAVNSDGANSSVTAFGYDSKSGKLNVLNQQKTTSENPCYITNDDKNVITANYTGGSISVFGKNSDGSLTPLKQLEQHTGKGPNAKRQEKAHVHMVQFSPDNKFLLGTDLGSDKVYSYAVSDDAEKPLELKVTNDIKAGSGPRHFTFSKDGKKMYLLQELVGTLSVFDYKKGKLKLCQEQTILAPDFKGKFTAADIHISPDEKFLYATNRGDANDISCFKILKNGKLEFVERVSTLGNGPRNFAIDPSGNFLLVGHQYSNTVIIFKRDKLTGKLTDSGKKIELCSPVCLVFTAI; from the coding sequence ATGAAAACTAATTTTTCTGTTGTCGTCCTTTTTTTGTGTTCTTTCTTTATTCAAGCACAATCAACTACTTACAATTTAATCATCGGAACTTTTAATGCTAATTGCGAGAACAAAGGTGTTTTTGTATATGAGTTTGACACGCAAACAGGTGATTTTAAATTTAGGACAGAATCTGAAAAAGTCGCTAACCCAAGTTTTGTGTCTGTTTCAAAGGATAATAAGTTTGTATATGCGGTGAATTCTGATGGGGCAAATAGTTCGGTAACGGCTTTTGGATATGATTCGAAATCTGGGAAATTAAATGTGTTAAACCAACAAAAAACAACCAGTGAAAATCCGTGTTACATTACCAATGACGACAAAAATGTCATCACAGCCAATTATACTGGTGGAAGTATTTCTGTTTTTGGAAAAAACAGTGATGGTAGTTTAACTCCCTTAAAACAATTGGAGCAACACACAGGTAAAGGTCCAAATGCCAAACGCCAAGAAAAAGCGCATGTGCACATGGTGCAGTTTTCTCCAGACAATAAATTCTTGTTGGGAACAGATTTAGGAAGTGACAAAGTCTATTCGTATGCTGTAAGTGATGACGCCGAGAAACCTTTAGAATTAAAAGTTACGAATGACATTAAAGCAGGAAGCGGTCCAAGGCATTTTACCTTTAGTAAAGACGGGAAAAAAATGTATTTGTTGCAAGAGTTGGTCGGAACTTTATCTGTCTTTGATTATAAAAAAGGAAAACTTAAATTATGCCAAGAACAAACGATTTTGGCTCCAGATTTCAAAGGGAAATTTACAGCAGCCGATATTCATATTTCACCAGATGAAAAATTCTTATACGCAACTAATAGAGGTGATGCGAATGATATAAGCTGTTTTAAAATACTTAAAAACGGTAAACTAGAGTTTGTAGAAAGAGTTTCTACTTTGGGCAATGGTCCTCGTAATTTTGCGATTGATCCTTCTGGGAATTTCTTGTTGGTAGGACATCAATATTCGAATACGGTTATAATTTTCAAAAGAGATAAATTGACTGGGAAATTGACTGATTCTGGTAAAAAGATTGAATTGTGCTCACCTGTTTGTTTGGTGTTTACCGCAATTTAA
- a CDS encoding BatA and WFA domain-containing protein — MHFKHPELLYFLFLLIVPILVHLFQLRRFKKEYFTNVRFLKALSIQTRKSSTIKKWLLLACRLLLLALIILAFAQPFFEAKDSKNSTNELYIILDNSLSMQAKGQKGELLKRAVQELLENLPEKTTFSLLTNSETFWNTTKKEIQSDLQNLDYSGIPFQAEALLTQVQAHKSAFKKDIIIITDAVGLEKKQLQSIRKEDNAYFIIPKAEQKNNIAIDSVFIQETLENFYELNVELSSQGDPNQNSSIAIYNGNKLIAKTIVTFDKNKKTIPFTIPKQEFHGKVSIEDNGLTFDNYYYFSILKPTKTAVLSIGEADKSNFLNRIYTSDEFNFANSPLASLNYNTIEKQNAIVLNELEWIPTALQTTLKSFVQKGGNLVVIPSQKATTANLNEFLNAIGNIQVKPLAMTEKQITKINFAHPLFGSVFESKVSNFQYPKTKSNFDIIGTNSVALYYEDSSSFLTSIVNSVSSISIFSASLNTTNTNFQQSPLIVPTFYKMATLHNNNGINARIIGHSSPYLVSATLSKDAVLSVKNKNEEFIPVQQAINDKVKLSFNDYPKKAGNYEIYNQKNPVENISFNYNRTESQQSTANEVTLSDYKTIESISTVINQLQTDRTDSQIWKWFVIFALLFLLAEMAIIRFLK; from the coding sequence ATGCACTTTAAACATCCCGAACTTTTATACTTTCTGTTTTTATTGATTGTACCAATTTTGGTTCATTTGTTTCAATTGAGACGTTTTAAGAAAGAATATTTTACCAATGTTCGGTTTTTGAAAGCACTTTCCATCCAAACCCGCAAAAGTTCGACCATCAAAAAATGGTTACTCCTCGCTTGCCGGTTACTCCTATTGGCTTTAATAATTTTGGCTTTTGCACAACCTTTTTTCGAAGCCAAAGACAGCAAAAACAGTACAAACGAATTGTATATTATTCTTGACAATTCCCTAAGCATGCAAGCCAAAGGACAAAAAGGCGAATTGCTAAAACGTGCCGTACAAGAATTATTGGAGAACCTTCCTGAAAAAACTACTTTTTCACTATTAACCAATTCTGAAACTTTTTGGAATACCACCAAAAAAGAAATTCAGTCGGATTTGCAAAATCTGGATTATAGCGGAATCCCGTTTCAAGCAGAAGCCCTTTTGACGCAAGTGCAAGCACACAAATCGGCTTTCAAAAAAGACATCATCATCATCACCGATGCGGTTGGATTAGAAAAAAAACAACTGCAAAGCATTCGAAAAGAAGACAATGCTTATTTCATTATTCCGAAAGCAGAACAAAAAAACAACATTGCTATTGACAGTGTTTTCATTCAAGAAACTTTGGAGAATTTCTACGAGTTAAACGTCGAATTGTCCAGCCAAGGCGATCCCAATCAAAATAGTTCGATTGCGATTTATAACGGCAATAAATTGATTGCGAAAACCATCGTGACTTTCGATAAAAATAAAAAAACGATTCCCTTTACGATTCCGAAACAAGAATTTCACGGAAAAGTTTCCATCGAAGACAACGGACTTACATTCGATAACTACTACTATTTTAGTATTTTAAAACCTACAAAAACAGCCGTTCTAAGCATTGGCGAAGCTGACAAAAGCAATTTCTTAAATCGAATCTACACCTCTGACGAATTTAATTTTGCAAACAGTCCGCTTGCTTCCTTGAACTACAATACCATTGAAAAGCAAAATGCAATTGTATTAAACGAACTTGAATGGATTCCGACTGCCTTACAAACTACTCTGAAATCTTTTGTTCAAAAAGGCGGGAATTTAGTCGTGATACCTTCGCAAAAAGCAACCACAGCAAACCTGAATGAATTCCTAAATGCGATTGGAAACATACAAGTCAAACCTTTGGCGATGACCGAAAAGCAAATTACAAAAATCAATTTTGCTCATCCTTTGTTTGGATCCGTTTTTGAGAGTAAAGTGAGCAATTTTCAATACCCAAAAACCAAAAGTAATTTTGATATTATAGGTACTAATTCGGTTGCTTTATATTATGAAGACAGTAGTAGTTTCTTGACTTCGATAGTGAATTCAGTTAGTTCTATTTCCATTTTTTCCGCATCTTTGAATACGACTAACACCAATTTTCAGCAATCCCCCTTGATTGTGCCAACATTTTATAAAATGGCCACCTTACACAATAATAACGGCATCAACGCTCGCATTATCGGCCATAGTAGTCCGTATTTGGTATCTGCAACCTTGTCCAAAGATGCTGTTTTGAGTGTTAAAAATAAAAACGAAGAATTCATTCCGGTACAGCAAGCGATAAACGATAAAGTAAAACTGAGCTTCAACGACTACCCAAAAAAAGCAGGGAACTACGAAATTTACAATCAAAAAAATCCTGTAGAAAACATCAGCTTCAATTACAACCGAACTGAAAGCCAACAAAGTACCGCCAATGAAGTTACTTTATCTGACTATAAAACCATAGAATCTATTTCGACCGTGATTAACCAATTACAAACCGACCGCACAGACAGTCAAATTTGGAAATGGTTTGTTATCTTTGCACTGCTTTTTCTATTGGCTGAAATGGCAATTATTCGATTTTTGAAATAA
- a CDS encoding ATP-binding protein, protein MKKYIFSKIILLTNPKEINAKKLMLANAKLALQIEKGIKRAKELVIVDKELVFQNQEKENRAAELVIANKELAFQNQEKENRAAELVIANKELAFQNKEKENRAAELVIANKELVFQNQEKENRAAELLIANAELVFQNQEKENRAAELVIANKELAFQNQEKEKRAAELLRANKELEAFTYISSHDLQEPLRKIQIFSSRILLDEFVNLSTKGKHSFERIQNSASYMQALIDDLLAYSRTTVSQKAFEKRDLNKIVNEATAALKEELLQKNGTVEINAFCEANVIPFQFRQLLQSLISNSIKFCKAEKSPHIIIESNFISQKEALSCGLPLEMDYCHISVSDNGIGFDPIYKDKIFEIFQRLGTKEAYKGTGIGLTIVKKIVENHNGVITAIGELDKGTVFNIYIPNQQ, encoded by the coding sequence ATGAAAAAATATATATTTTCTAAAATTATACTTCTTACTAATCCAAAAGAAATTAATGCTAAAAAATTAATGCTAGCCAATGCAAAATTGGCCTTGCAAATAGAGAAAGGTATTAAAAGAGCTAAAGAATTAGTTATTGTCGATAAAGAACTTGTTTTTCAAAATCAAGAAAAAGAAAATCGTGCAGCCGAATTGGTTATTGCCAATAAAGAGCTTGCTTTTCAAAATCAAGAAAAAGAAAATCGTGCAGCCGAATTGGTTATTGCCAATAAAGAGCTTGCTTTTCAAAATAAGGAAAAAGAAAATCGTGCGGCAGAATTAGTGATTGCGAATAAAGAGCTTGTTTTTCAAAATCAAGAAAAGGAAAACCGTGCTGCAGAATTATTGATTGCAAATGCAGAACTAGTTTTTCAAAATCAAGAAAAGGAAAATCGAGCAGCAGAATTAGTGATTGCCAATAAGGAATTGGCTTTTCAAAATCAAGAAAAGGAAAAACGGGCAGCAGAATTGTTGAGAGCCAATAAAGAGCTAGAGGCATTTACTTACATCTCAAGCCATGATTTACAGGAACCATTAAGGAAAATACAAATTTTTTCTAGTAGAATCCTATTGGATGAATTTGTGAATTTATCTACCAAAGGAAAACATTCATTTGAACGCATACAAAATTCAGCTTCTTACATGCAAGCGCTTATTGATGACTTACTGGCATATTCACGTACTACAGTGTCCCAAAAAGCATTTGAAAAAAGAGATCTTAATAAAATAGTAAATGAGGCTACGGCTGCGTTAAAAGAAGAATTGCTTCAGAAAAATGGAACAGTAGAGATAAATGCTTTTTGTGAAGCCAACGTAATTCCTTTCCAGTTTCGCCAGTTATTACAAAGCCTTATTAGCAATTCGATTAAGTTTTGTAAAGCTGAAAAGTCCCCACATATAATTATTGAAAGTAATTTCATTTCACAAAAAGAGGCGCTCTCTTGTGGTTTACCTTTAGAAATGGATTATTGCCACATTAGTGTGAGCGATAATGGTATTGGGTTTGATCCAATTTATAAAGATAAAATTTTTGAAATTTTTCAACGTCTTGGTACTAAGGAAGCTTATAAAGGAACAGGAATTGGACTTACAATCGTGAAAAAAATTGTGGAAAACCACAATGGCGTTATCACTGCCATAGGTGAATTAGATAAAGGAACGGTTTTTAATATTTATATACCTAACCAACAATAG